In Elephas maximus indicus isolate mEleMax1 chromosome 7, mEleMax1 primary haplotype, whole genome shotgun sequence, the following proteins share a genomic window:
- the LOC126080341 gene encoding olfactory receptor 10AG1-like gives MDPVLQSPMYFFLANFSFLEICYVSAILPRMLMNLGTQRRISLVACATQMCFFLMFGGSECLLLAVMVYDRYVAICSPLNYPLVMNHRVCIQLVTGSWTIGIPVMVGHTYQIFSLPFCGPNQINHFFCDIPPILKLACGDIFVNEMLVYIVAVLFGMVPFLLILGSYSTIISVILKLPSAASRAKAFSTCSSHLTVVELFFGSVIITHLTSNIRLSEGTDKVLSLLYTILTPMFNPMIYSLRNKDVIKALRKLLCK, from the coding sequence ATGGATCCTGTTCTCCAGagccctatgtattttttcctggcaaatttttccttcttggaaatctGCTATGTATCAGCTATTCTCCCCAGAATGCTCATGAATCTAGGAACCCAGAGAAGAATTTCCTTAGTTGCCTGTGCTACACAGATGTGCTTTTTCCTTATGTTTGGAGGTTCAGAGTGTTTGCTCCTGGCAGTGATGGTCTACGACcgttatgtggccatttgtagCCCTCTGAACTATCCTCTAGTCATGAACCACAGAGTTTGTATCCAGTTGGTGACTGGGTCCTGGACCATTGGAATCCCAGTTATGGTAGGGCATACATACCAAATTTTCTCCCTGCCTTTTTGTGGACCAAACCAAATTAACCATTTCTTCTGTGACATTCCTCCAATACTCAAGCTGGCTTGTGGGGACATCTTTGTAAATGAGATGTTGGTCTACATAGTTGCTGTGTTATTTGGCATGGTTCCATTTCTGTTGATACTTGGCTCTTACAGTACAATCATATCAGTCATCCTGAAGTTGCCATCAGCCGCAAGTCGagccaaagccttctccacctgctcctCTCATCTTACGGTCGTGGAGTTATTCTTTGGGTCAGTCATTATTACACACTTAACTTCCAACATCAGACTCTCAGAGGGAACTGACAAAGTGCTATCTCTTTTATATACTATCCTAACTCCTATGTTTAATCCCATGATATATAGTCTAAGGAATAAGGATGTCATAAAGGCACTGAGAAAATTGTTATGTAAATAA